A single window of Desulfovibrio sp. G11 DNA harbors:
- a CDS encoding FeS-binding protein, with protein sequence MMRSQHRNRKLFSGLFHILWPASLMAAVLSGLAHLPFAVRYGLVDWDNRASLWHYYAAAALLMLSTYAVIIWWRQGRGYLRLTLGGYLRVALLGALILSGLTLVLHNLPDVAFFGKTYAVIKLCHLFCALILVPVLLVQIGLRLAGRSPCLIPREASAAQATQPSPPQGN encoded by the coding sequence ATGATGCGGTCGCAGCACCGGAACCGGAAGCTTTTTTCCGGTCTGTTTCATATCCTGTGGCCTGCAAGCCTGATGGCCGCAGTGCTTTCCGGCCTGGCCCATTTGCCTTTTGCCGTACGCTACGGCCTGGTGGACTGGGACAACCGGGCCTCCCTGTGGCACTACTATGCGGCTGCGGCCCTGCTCATGCTCAGCACCTACGCCGTCATCATCTGGTGGCGGCAGGGCCGGGGATATCTGCGTCTCACCCTTGGGGGATACCTGCGGGTGGCACTGCTCGGCGCCCTTATCCTCAGCGGCCTGACCCTGGTGCTGCACAATCTTCCGGACGTGGCTTTTTTTGGTAAAACCTATGCCGTGATCAAACTCTGCCACCTGTTTTGCGCCCTTATACTTGTGCCGGTTCTGCTGGTGCAGATAGGCCTGCGCCTGGCCGGACGCTCGCCCTGCCTCATACCTCGTGAGGCCTCGGCAGCACAAGCCACGCAGCCCTCGCCGCCACAGGGTAATTGA
- a CDS encoding 4Fe-4S dicluster domain-containing protein, producing the protein MAKNLSRGSMAKDFLPERRRLLKGLTSAAGVAGLGLAGFQPAQAMALRLSTDDVDCCTIIDVDRCTGCGACVAACRERNLAGLPLPQKPIPRTVPSWKPVIDWSDRQDVTNRLTPYNWLYIQSCTLSGRREGHKVFMPRRCLHCLNPQCVSLCPSGAARQSPQGATYIDESMCLGDGPCHRACPWGIPQRQSGVGPYLKLAPRYIGYGLVFKCDYCRDLLAQGQPPVCVAACPSGAQSIGPRNKMVSRAKEMASLRRGELFGLTENGGTNTIYVSSIPFRDIEAAMLQQEQVDFGQPSLRPARASMEKENSLLDIVLAAPLAGAALASLRLWRDRKKERKP; encoded by the coding sequence ATGGCAAAGAATCTCTCAAGGGGCAGCATGGCAAAGGATTTTCTACCAGAACGCAGGCGCCTGCTCAAAGGGCTGACATCCGCCGCGGGAGTCGCCGGTCTCGGACTAGCAGGCTTTCAGCCCGCCCAGGCCATGGCCCTGCGGCTGTCTACCGATGATGTGGACTGCTGTACCATTATTGATGTGGACCGTTGCACCGGCTGCGGTGCGTGTGTCGCTGCCTGCCGGGAGCGCAACCTTGCCGGCCTGCCGCTACCGCAGAAACCCATCCCCCGCACGGTTCCCTCCTGGAAACCTGTCATCGACTGGTCTGACCGGCAGGATGTGACAAACCGCCTTACCCCGTACAACTGGCTGTACATCCAGTCCTGCACCCTTTCCGGCCGCCGGGAGGGACACAAGGTGTTCATGCCGCGACGCTGCCTGCATTGCCTCAATCCTCAATGTGTGAGCCTGTGCCCTTCCGGTGCGGCCCGGCAAAGCCCACAGGGGGCTACATACATTGATGAATCCATGTGCCTGGGAGATGGCCCCTGCCATCGGGCCTGCCCCTGGGGCATTCCCCAGCGCCAGTCAGGCGTTGGCCCTTATCTCAAACTGGCACCCCGCTATATCGGTTATGGACTTGTATTCAAGTGCGATTATTGCCGGGACTTGCTGGCACAGGGGCAGCCGCCCGTTTGTGTGGCTGCCTGCCCGTCCGGAGCACAAAGCATCGGCCCGCGCAACAAAATGGTGAGCCGTGCAAAAGAAATGGCGAGCCTGCGGCGTGGAGAACTCTTCGGCCTTACGGAAAACGGCGGAACCAACACCATCTACGTTTCTTCCATCCCTTTCAGGGACATTGAAGCCGCCATGCTGCAGCAGGAACAGGTAGACTTTGGGCAGCCGAGCCTGCGCCCGGCCAGGGCCAGTATGGAGAAAGAAAACAGCCTGCTTGATATCGTGCTGGCGGCCCCCCTGGCCGGAGCCGCCCTTGCTTCATTGCGCCTGTGGCGCGACCGGAAAAAGGAGCGCAAGCCATGA
- a CDS encoding oligosaccharide flippase family protein, translating into MKLKSIPRRLGYILGAQWTRDLAWTAFTILLARRSPDIMGQIVLALTFGYLVKTIADVGLNDFLLSTFARREGRPRALLGEVTWLKLVVLVLALVTTWLVTGWQNYSPELRLIVLCIAAGLGLDGVSDSFFALCQARGRQDVEMRIRVPSALIGIGFGIACVVMGAPPIVIALYKPIESVLCIIFALVALGRNPLTGVGKAGMLDLARQMKHGLIFTCMAACAMFYNKINVIFLKQYGGNADVGGYGVAWETIEGLSVLVSSALLGKVIFPLLARHWQQDRAAFSQLAGQTARTLWAAALPIIFLICVESDRFLPFIYGQNYESAVRAQQLLTPCLATAFLHNLAAYAMIGMRRHRLLLAFYVSGLVLNIICCFTLIPAMPLEGAALSLTITKVWVAILTVGFFQWAARPMSAGQWLLMLAAIMVSLALWWLTGKMAPREVAELVGLVPLLALFWRWRPPPPFEKKAA; encoded by the coding sequence ATGAAGCTCAAAAGCATCCCCCGCAGGCTCGGGTACATTCTGGGTGCGCAATGGACGCGCGACCTGGCATGGACGGCCTTTACCATATTGCTGGCCCGCCGCAGCCCGGATATTATGGGTCAGATCGTGTTGGCCCTCACGTTTGGCTATCTGGTGAAAACCATTGCCGATGTGGGGCTTAACGATTTTCTGCTGTCCACCTTCGCCCGGCGTGAGGGCCGCCCCCGGGCGCTGCTCGGCGAGGTTACATGGCTCAAGCTTGTTGTGCTGGTGCTGGCGCTGGTCACCACATGGCTGGTGACAGGCTGGCAGAACTACAGCCCGGAACTGCGCCTCATCGTGCTCTGCATTGCTGCAGGCCTCGGCCTCGACGGCGTCAGCGACTCCTTTTTTGCCCTGTGCCAGGCCCGTGGGCGGCAGGATGTCGAAATGCGCATCCGTGTGCCGTCGGCCCTCATCGGCATCGGCTTTGGTATTGCCTGCGTGGTGATGGGCGCCCCGCCCATTGTCATCGCCTTGTACAAGCCCATCGAGTCCGTGCTCTGCATCATCTTCGCGCTGGTAGCGCTGGGGCGCAATCCCCTGACCGGCGTCGGCAAGGCCGGTATGCTTGACCTTGCACGCCAGATGAAACACGGCCTTATTTTTACCTGCATGGCCGCCTGCGCCATGTTCTACAACAAGATCAACGTTATTTTTCTCAAACAGTACGGCGGCAATGCCGATGTGGGCGGTTACGGCGTTGCCTGGGAAACCATTGAGGGGCTGTCGGTTCTGGTTTCCAGCGCCCTGCTGGGCAAGGTCATATTTCCCCTGCTGGCCAGGCACTGGCAGCAAGATCGGGCAGCCTTCAGCCAGCTGGCCGGCCAGACCGCCCGGACACTCTGGGCCGCAGCCCTGCCCATAATTTTTCTTATCTGTGTGGAAAGTGACCGTTTTTTGCCCTTCATCTACGGGCAGAACTATGAAAGCGCCGTCCGCGCCCAGCAACTGCTCACCCCGTGCCTGGCTACAGCCTTTCTGCACAATCTGGCAGCCTATGCCATGATAGGCATGCGCCGCCACCGGCTGCTGCTGGCCTTTTATGTGAGCGGACTTGTACTCAACATCATCTGCTGCTTTACGCTCATTCCGGCCATGCCGCTGGAAGGCGCTGCCCTGTCTCTGACCATCACCAAGGTGTGGGTCGCCATTCTGACGGTGGGTTTTTTCCAGTGGGCCGCCCGCCCAATGAGCGCAGGGCAATGGCTGCTTATGCTGGCGGCCATTATGGTGAGCCTGGCCCTGTGGTGGCTCACCGGCAAGATGGCCCCGCGCGAGGTGGCAGAACTTGTCGGGCTTGTTCCCCTGCTGGCCCTTTTCTGGCGCTGGCGGCCGCCGCCGCCCTTTGAAAAAAAGGCGGCCTGA
- a CDS encoding HlyD family secretion protein encodes MQRLARLRFFAAPGLFLTLVLLCSLAFAAAASAAEGGKSGVTILTGKVVTTVMRAIPMPFNGVVDDVLVKPGEAVEENAPLMRYHLHEDAERALQREVMQGPGTESLKSQVLDLERKLAETIAQRNKARQLAASGLGSRQASGRLEEDVTSLQRRIELTTTTIKKAENSFAIRLKELSSYFGQEIREGEILPETLTLTSPIKGYVLSLDATLNPGTLLQAGSMPIRVGQLDPVLIQVPVYEAEISGISEGDKVDVEIPSLGNKVFPGKVNEISWVSNDMSVSNPSYYTVEITVPNPDLELKPGFKAVVRFGGGR; translated from the coding sequence ATGCAACGCCTTGCCCGTCTACGCTTTTTCGCCGCGCCCGGCCTGTTTCTGACACTGGTCCTGCTGTGCAGCCTGGCATTCGCTGCCGCTGCCTCCGCGGCCGAAGGCGGCAAAAGCGGCGTGACCATCCTTACCGGCAAAGTGGTGACTACTGTTATGCGCGCCATACCCATGCCCTTTAACGGGGTGGTGGATGATGTGCTTGTCAAACCCGGCGAAGCCGTTGAAGAAAATGCCCCGCTCATGCGCTATCACCTGCACGAAGACGCCGAACGCGCCTTGCAGCGCGAAGTTATGCAGGGGCCCGGCACAGAAAGCCTCAAGAGCCAGGTGCTTGACCTTGAACGCAAACTGGCCGAAACCATCGCCCAGCGCAACAAGGCGCGTCAGCTTGCCGCCTCGGGCCTTGGCTCCCGTCAGGCTTCCGGCCGCCTTGAAGAAGACGTAACCTCTTTGCAGCGCCGTATCGAACTCACCACCACTACCATCAAAAAAGCTGAGAACAGCTTTGCCATTCGCCTCAAGGAACTGAGCAGCTATTTTGGTCAGGAAATCAGGGAGGGCGAAATCCTGCCTGAAACCCTCACCCTGACCTCCCCCATCAAGGGTTATGTGCTCTCGCTTGACGCCACCCTCAATCCCGGCACCCTGCTGCAGGCAGGGAGCATGCCCATCAGGGTAGGACAGCTTGACCCCGTGCTGATTCAGGTGCCTGTGTACGAGGCCGAAATCAGCGGCATTTCGGAAGGGGATAAGGTAGACGTGGAGATTCCCTCGCTCGGCAACAAGGTATTTCCAGGCAAGGTCAATGAAATATCCTGGGTTTCCAATGATATGAGTGTCTCAAATCCGTCCTATTACACGGTGGAGATCACTGTTCCCAACCCTGATCTGGAACTCAAGCCCGGCTTCAAGGCCGTTGTGCGTTTCGGGGGCGGCAGGTAA
- a CDS encoding TolC family protein — translation MPHNARTFLPARTYLPLLLVLTLLFSACASNKAGLKSPELPARHWLEEAPGVPVENKAKLEAAVPNLYDPAKVFTFEDCVFLTIQQSPLLVNSAVDLEIKRVALTDAVWKYLPEPRMTMQVTNNLTRYNMDHKDTPGDYGRAKFTVGFHAAFPNPVAAYFEHQVQKAMVNLAISTHRKAVGEAIYKIGQAYLQLQAQKKIVKAQKDLLPIGKELVSYWQQVEAVDGRQGVSLNLAMQHQRELELMLEQTKMKETMQLTQLKILAGVDPQQRLDVDTSSAEEILRGFNGRKLKWDERWTTTEDDLLLRGQIKLGDYNIMVAWAQYIPDMSIAIDKNPPAGQYQPASGSEDTFLHLNFSFPLLDWGRRYRGVQTARMQKAQAFHEMARKRTDYSNRWLQAEQSVALAETELKLARTRFDTAAMQFKEAHISFNEGIAELPAVADRQEAMVQAQVALIRAELSCELAQLEWMYLSTALQEHFLGLPAKEVL, via the coding sequence ATGCCGCATAACGCACGTACTTTCCTTCCAGCGCGGACTTATCTTCCGCTGCTGCTCGTTCTGACCCTTCTTTTCTCTGCCTGCGCCTCCAACAAGGCCGGACTCAAGTCGCCGGAACTCCCCGCCAGGCACTGGCTGGAAGAGGCTCCCGGGGTGCCGGTGGAAAACAAGGCCAAGCTCGAGGCTGCGGTTCCCAACCTTTATGATCCCGCCAAGGTCTTCACCTTTGAGGACTGCGTCTTTCTTACCATCCAGCAGTCGCCGCTTCTGGTCAACAGCGCGGTGGATCTGGAAATCAAGCGTGTTGCCCTTACCGACGCCGTGTGGAAATACCTGCCCGAACCACGCATGACCATGCAGGTTACCAACAACCTCACGCGCTACAACATGGACCACAAGGACACCCCCGGCGACTACGGGCGCGCCAAGTTTACCGTGGGCTTTCACGCTGCCTTTCCCAATCCTGTGGCCGCCTATTTTGAACATCAGGTGCAAAAGGCCATGGTCAATCTGGCCATCTCCACCCACCGCAAGGCCGTGGGCGAGGCTATCTACAAGATCGGTCAGGCCTACCTGCAGCTGCAGGCGCAGAAAAAAATCGTCAAAGCACAGAAAGATCTGCTGCCCATCGGCAAGGAACTGGTTTCCTACTGGCAGCAGGTGGAAGCCGTTGACGGCCGCCAGGGGGTTTCCCTCAATCTGGCAATGCAGCACCAGCGCGAGCTTGAGCTTATGCTGGAGCAGACCAAGATGAAAGAAACCATGCAGCTTACCCAGCTCAAGATCCTTGCGGGCGTGGACCCCCAGCAGCGTCTGGATGTGGACACCTCCAGCGCCGAAGAAATCCTGCGCGGTTTCAACGGGCGCAAACTCAAATGGGATGAACGCTGGACCACTACCGAAGACGACCTGCTGCTGCGCGGCCAGATCAAGCTCGGTGACTATAACATCATGGTTGCCTGGGCACAGTATATTCCCGACATGAGCATCGCCATCGACAAAAACCCGCCCGCCGGTCAGTATCAGCCGGCCAGCGGCAGTGAGGATACCTTCCTGCACCTGAACTTCAGCTTCCCCCTGCTGGACTGGGGGCGCCGTTACCGCGGTGTGCAGACTGCCCGCATGCAGAAGGCGCAGGCATTCCACGAAATGGCACGCAAGCGCACCGACTATTCCAACCGGTGGCTGCAGGCCGAACAGAGCGTGGCCCTGGCCGAAACCGAACTCAAGCTGGCACGTACGCGCTTTGACACAGCGGCCATGCAGTTCAAGGAAGCCCATATTTCTTTCAACGAAGGCATCGCCGAACTGCCCGCCGTGGCCGACAGGCAGGAAGCCATGGTGCAGGCCCAGGTGGCCCTTATCCGCGCCGAGCTGTCCTGCGAGCTGGCCCAGCTTGAATGGATGTATCTTTCCACGGCCCTTCAGGAACATTTCCTCGGCCTGCCCGCCAAAGAGGTGCTGTAA
- a CDS encoding acyltransferase domain-containing protein produces MQQDPAPQYGKNRTAQSTVLSGGLLVVSLPGATFSRPGSEDSGPARQSALAGQACAQTMARQCFDWLTHAEDSGPVMLWLCWNEQKTPTPLAQPLALALEGLQNLWRIGPVRLQCDPFAPGLVQEAEKLLRHMPEQGSDAVEAPGESASEAPPQCPLGVDQPLWPQTGRVPTILLLDFTADEDNRLHCQPLLLRLPKITPPCCDTLTCRKNTARDTPEQTAPAHVAPALRQQPETDTSAAPDMPGTSGAHAAPGEIILDGVRYAELPQDGTVWRIGATSPLWRQELLALPRNPDAAALAALEPRGLWLSPAHTPPPLAVMCCGLGSVWPGMGRELYDSFPVARAAMDRIAAVADWDVLGLMDEKNVEKISLTRWQSPYLFMLEFAQWSVLSSLGLRPSLFCGHSLGELIALCFSGIYSPEVAWYILDTRAVHMAELEAAATRETGMMAVHASAEIVEEIRAAWPTLYVSNYNTPQQFILSGPREALQEARKNLRKRRIPAIVLNVSLAFHHPSMRVLRDLSLRRLNALEMHAPISPMLSCITTGFYPDDQPSICRHITDLDENSVRWTECVHAMWGRDGIRHFVELGPQDTLCGLARDNEARALCLSAGRKGKEIEGMRQTCARLYALGHLRESAIRARFTAMHDGEDATAAARMPLPHCGLVPAGTPDAACPVEHGAQDTPSAEHALPPESRSVPLSGTEATAASVSASAALPVVMDVLARASGRPVEDLRPEMDLRYDLALRSSRFPLIIQEVEKALDITVNFEDLLKVSTIGDLARILGGHPLAEGRQERASTGANPSRRAAQACACAPLCRFAPLLRHQPEESARAEDDGSQAQGAPAQLPLDPCGQGLPIRKGDVLALLFFEPDLLPALMSGLAPLGCVLAVPKEQLEACAPLVKAGSRLVPLDLRIRLPQSATEALALAEEARMVLDALAHREGRVDGLIFAPAALAQPAGTARGPASSDAGFAAARMPEVLEAAMRSALGHGLRYACLCSLLLPTQENMYCDGPLEKRLDTLGQEAGVAVRAVRLLERGLRAGLNEWGDLLARELLRGTTERVFWARHTTLPCSDEPGRRGEHPSASTSLAMVERPRFYPLVFPDPHPPYRGTATLFQGGCHYSRFADTDLALHGGQPGNALDGNTPWLPPGRALAALLEASSLWLPWLTVTGFSDLRFHEPPLLPPGITRECRLTVEAEPWLMQDGVMTRMCRGELAVREITANGRHLGQYTPVAGGMTLLAAGSGQVPPLWSHETGISGKNSDAAVPGLDTELFYEATGLGAPWRMLRNFLVLPEHRYAARLNPPHAAIAPEGNKGYADVLHVVEGMVQAAWLSIAQEAEHASAGITAVADAVRCWRLHAAGFIRFGAERGKGPWHVVLRRSWSDPRLLRFDGQAVDERGRVFLTLHHLEFDRRDHGPTAP; encoded by the coding sequence ATGCAGCAAGATCCTGCTCCTCAATACGGTAAAAACCGTACAGCGCAAAGCACCGTTCTTTCCGGCGGGCTGCTCGTTGTGTCGCTTCCCGGCGCAACGTTTTCACGTCCCGGCTCCGAGGATTCCGGCCCTGCCCGGCAGTCTGCCCTTGCAGGGCAGGCCTGCGCCCAGACCATGGCCCGCCAGTGCTTTGACTGGCTCACCCATGCGGAAGATTCCGGCCCTGTCATGCTCTGGCTTTGCTGGAACGAGCAGAAAACCCCCACCCCGTTGGCCCAGCCGCTGGCGCTGGCCCTTGAAGGCCTGCAAAACCTCTGGCGCATCGGTCCGGTCCGGCTGCAGTGCGACCCCTTCGCCCCCGGCCTTGTGCAGGAGGCCGAAAAACTTTTGCGCCATATGCCGGAACAGGGAAGCGACGCCGTGGAAGCCCCTGGCGAAAGCGCCTCCGAAGCCCCGCCACAATGCCCTCTGGGAGTAGACCAGCCCCTATGGCCCCAGACAGGTCGCGTACCTACCATCCTTCTGCTGGACTTCACGGCTGATGAGGACAACAGGCTGCATTGCCAACCCCTGCTGCTGCGCCTGCCCAAAATCACCCCGCCCTGCTGCGACACGCTTACGTGCCGCAAAAACACGGCACGCGACACACCGGAGCAAACAGCGCCGGCGCACGTCGCCCCCGCGCTCCGCCAGCAGCCCGAAACAGACACGTCTGCCGCGCCCGACATGCCCGGCACATCCGGCGCCCATGCCGCGCCAGGCGAGATCATTCTTGACGGAGTGCGCTACGCGGAACTTCCCCAGGACGGCACAGTATGGCGCATAGGCGCCACCAGTCCCCTGTGGCGGCAGGAGCTGCTCGCCCTGCCGCGCAACCCCGATGCTGCCGCCCTTGCGGCCCTTGAGCCGCGCGGCCTGTGGCTGTCCCCTGCCCATACGCCGCCGCCCCTGGCCGTCATGTGCTGCGGGCTTGGTTCGGTCTGGCCGGGCATGGGCCGTGAGCTGTACGACAGTTTTCCTGTGGCGCGCGCGGCCATGGACCGCATCGCCGCCGTGGCGGACTGGGACGTGCTTGGCCTTATGGATGAAAAGAATGTGGAAAAGATCAGCCTCACCCGCTGGCAGTCACCCTACCTTTTCATGCTCGAATTTGCGCAGTGGAGCGTACTTTCCTCCTTGGGCCTGCGTCCCTCGCTCTTTTGCGGTCACAGCCTGGGCGAACTTATCGCCCTCTGCTTCAGCGGCATCTATTCGCCCGAAGTGGCCTGGTATATCCTGGACACGCGCGCAGTGCACATGGCCGAGCTGGAAGCCGCGGCCACGCGTGAGACAGGCATGATGGCCGTGCACGCCAGCGCGGAAATCGTGGAAGAAATCCGCGCCGCTTGGCCGACCTTGTATGTATCCAATTACAATACGCCCCAGCAATTCATCCTCAGCGGCCCGCGCGAGGCCCTGCAGGAAGCCCGCAAGAACCTGCGCAAGCGGCGCATACCGGCCATTGTGCTCAACGTAAGCCTGGCATTCCATCATCCGAGCATGCGCGTACTGCGCGATCTTTCGCTGCGCCGCCTCAATGCCCTTGAGATGCACGCTCCCATCAGTCCCATGCTGAGCTGCATCACCACCGGCTTCTACCCGGATGACCAGCCTTCCATCTGCCGCCACATCACCGACCTGGACGAAAATTCCGTTCGCTGGACCGAGTGTGTGCATGCCATGTGGGGCAGGGACGGTATCCGCCATTTTGTGGAGCTGGGTCCTCAGGATACCCTTTGCGGCCTTGCCCGAGACAATGAAGCCCGGGCCCTCTGCCTGTCGGCCGGACGCAAGGGCAAAGAAATTGAAGGGATGCGGCAGACGTGCGCCCGGCTCTACGCCCTCGGCCATCTGCGCGAAAGCGCCATCCGCGCGCGCTTCACCGCCATGCATGACGGCGAAGATGCCACAGCTGCCGCGCGCATGCCGCTGCCCCACTGCGGCCTTGTGCCCGCCGGAACTCCTGACGCCGCCTGCCCCGTGGAGCACGGCGCGCAAGACACGCCATCCGCAGAACATGCGCTGCCGCCCGAAAGCCGGTCCGTTCCCCTTTCAGGAACCGAAGCAACGGCTGCCTCCGTTTCCGCCTCCGCGGCCCTGCCCGTGGTCATGGACGTGCTGGCGCGCGCCAGCGGGCGTCCTGTGGAAGATCTGCGTCCTGAAATGGACCTGCGCTATGATCTGGCCCTGCGCTCCAGCCGTTTTCCGCTCATTATCCAGGAAGTGGAAAAAGCGCTGGATATCACTGTCAATTTTGAAGACCTGCTCAAGGTTTCCACCATAGGCGATCTGGCGCGCATTCTGGGCGGTCACCCCCTTGCCGAAGGCAGGCAGGAACGCGCATCAACAGGCGCAAACCCTTCCCGTCGTGCAGCCCAGGCCTGCGCCTGCGCGCCCCTGTGCCGTTTTGCGCCCTTGCTACGGCATCAGCCGGAAGAAAGCGCCCGGGCCGAAGATGACGGAAGTCAGGCACAAGGTGCCCCTGCCCAACTGCCGCTGGATCCCTGCGGGCAGGGACTGCCCATACGCAAGGGCGACGTGCTGGCCCTGCTCTTTTTTGAACCCGATCTTTTGCCCGCGCTCATGAGCGGGCTCGCCCCGCTGGGCTGCGTGCTGGCCGTGCCGAAGGAGCAGCTTGAAGCCTGCGCTCCCCTGGTCAAGGCCGGCTCGCGCCTTGTGCCTCTTGACCTGCGTATACGCCTGCCGCAAAGCGCCACAGAAGCCTTGGCCCTGGCCGAAGAAGCCCGCATGGTTCTTGACGCGCTGGCCCACCGCGAAGGCCGCGTGGACGGCCTCATCTTCGCGCCCGCCGCCCTTGCGCAGCCGGCCGGAACAGCCCGCGGCCCGGCCTCTTCAGATGCCGGTTTCGCCGCCGCCCGCATGCCGGAGGTTCTGGAAGCTGCCATGCGCTCCGCCCTGGGGCATGGCTTGCGCTATGCCTGCCTGTGCAGCCTGCTTCTGCCCACGCAGGAAAACATGTATTGCGACGGCCCGCTGGAAAAGCGCCTTGACACTCTGGGACAGGAAGCGGGAGTAGCCGTACGCGCCGTACGCCTGCTTGAACGCGGCCTGCGAGCCGGGCTTAACGAGTGGGGCGACCTGCTGGCCCGCGAACTGCTGCGTGGCACAACGGAGCGTGTATTCTGGGCGCGGCACACCACCCTGCCGTGCAGCGATGAACCCGGCCGCCGGGGGGAGCATCCCTCTGCGAGCACCAGTCTGGCCATGGTCGAGCGGCCACGCTTCTACCCCCTGGTTTTTCCCGATCCGCACCCGCCATACCGCGGCACGGCCACACTGTTTCAGGGCGGCTGCCATTACTCCCGCTTTGCCGACACTGATCTGGCCCTGCATGGCGGCCAGCCTGGCAATGCCCTTGACGGAAACACTCCCTGGCTGCCGCCCGGCCGCGCTCTTGCGGCCCTGCTGGAAGCCTCCAGCCTGTGGCTGCCCTGGCTTACCGTAACCGGATTTTCAGACCTGCGCTTTCATGAACCGCCGCTGTTGCCGCCCGGCATCACACGCGAATGCCGCCTGACCGTGGAGGCCGAACCCTGGCTCATGCAGGACGGCGTCATGACCCGAATGTGCCGCGGCGAGCTGGCCGTACGCGAAATCACGGCCAACGGCAGGCATCTCGGCCAGTACACCCCTGTAGCCGGAGGCATGACCTTACTGGCTGCGGGCAGTGGGCAGGTGCCCCCCCTGTGGTCGCACGAGACCGGAATTTCCGGAAAAAACAGCGATGCCGCAGTTCCCGGTCTGGACACCGAACTTTTTTATGAGGCCACCGGCCTTGGTGCGCCCTGGCGCATGTTACGAAATTTTTTGGTTTTACCAGAGCACAGATACGCGGCGCGCCTCAATCCGCCGCATGCGGCCATTGCCCCCGAGGGCAATAAAGGCTATGCTGATGTTCTGCATGTGGTGGAGGGAATGGTGCAGGCTGCCTGGCTGTCTATAGCCCAGGAAGCTGAACATGCCAGCGCGGGCATAACAGCAGTGGCCGATGCGGTACGCTGCTGGCGGCTGCACGCGGCTGGTTTTATCCGATTCGGGGCCGAAAGGGGCAAAGGGCCGTGGCATGTGGTGCTGCGCCGCTCCTGGTCGGATCCCCGACTGCTGCGTTTTGACGGCCAGGCCGTTGACGAGCGCGGCCGCGTCTTTCTCACCCTTCATCATCTGGAATTTGACCGGCGGGACCACGGACCCACCGCGCCTTAG
- a CDS encoding aminotransferase class I/II-fold pyridoxal phosphate-dependent enzyme, whose translation MKKDHSCQAGKEAASTTAAATESSAGGFSRMRSKLAFDRLVEMGAKMGMENPLFLCHERAAKATTLIEGKEYLNFSTYDYLDINAHPEITEVVTEAAAVYGTSAGASRLVGGERPPHRALERAFADLYGVEDSIVYVSGHATNVSTLGFLLGHRDAIFHDGLAHNSLIQGARLSHAARYSYNHNDCDALEEILKAKRAEHKRAIIVTEGLFSMDGNIPDLPRIIQLKKQYDCMLLVDEAHSLGVLGATGRGAHEHFGIDANEVDMWMSTLSKSMCGCGGFIAGRHELVEFLKYGSPGFVFSVGMPPVIAVACHKALDIMLREPERVHKLQRISKFFVEYASSIGLDTGAAQGYAIVPVMVGDPMVAGFLSNALFKRGIYVMPITFPAVKEGTDRLRFFLSAAHTEEHIRKALDAVKEEIPKAQAIVEKYKNDHAEESLGE comes from the coding sequence ATGAAGAAAGACCATTCCTGTCAGGCCGGAAAAGAGGCGGCATCAACAACCGCTGCCGCTACTGAAAGCTCCGCCGGCGGTTTCAGCCGCATGCGTTCCAAGCTCGCCTTTGACCGGCTTGTGGAGATGGGAGCCAAGATGGGGATGGAGAATCCTCTTTTTCTTTGCCACGAGCGCGCGGCCAAGGCCACAACGCTCATTGAAGGCAAGGAATATCTGAACTTTTCCACCTACGATTATCTGGATATCAACGCCCATCCGGAAATAACCGAGGTCGTCACCGAGGCCGCCGCCGTGTACGGCACTTCTGCCGGAGCCAGCCGTCTTGTGGGTGGCGAGCGCCCGCCCCACCGTGCGCTGGAGCGCGCCTTCGCTGACCTGTACGGCGTGGAAGACAGTATCGTATACGTGAGCGGCCACGCCACCAACGTATCCACTCTGGGTTTTCTGCTTGGCCACCGCGACGCCATCTTTCACGACGGTCTGGCCCACAATTCGCTGATTCAGGGCGCACGCCTGTCCCATGCGGCGCGCTACTCGTATAATCACAACGACTGCGATGCCCTTGAGGAGATTCTCAAGGCCAAGCGCGCAGAGCATAAACGGGCCATTATCGTTACCGAAGGCCTGTTCAGCATGGACGGCAACATTCCCGACCTGCCCCGCATCATTCAGCTGAAAAAGCAGTACGACTGCATGCTGCTGGTGGACGAGGCGCACTCGCTGGGCGTGCTGGGCGCAACCGGGCGCGGCGCTCACGAGCACTTCGGCATTGACGCCAACGAAGTGGACATGTGGATGAGCACGCTCTCCAAGTCCATGTGCGGGTGCGGCGGTTTTATCGCCGGCCGGCATGAGCTGGTGGAATTTCTCAAGTATGGTTCGCCGGGCTTTGTGTTCAGCGTGGGTATGCCCCCGGTTATTGCCGTGGCCTGTCACAAGGCTCTGGACATCATGCTGCGCGAACCGGAACGGGTACACAAGCTGCAGCGGATTTCCAAGTTTTTTGTGGAGTATGCTTCGAGCATCGGCCTTGATACGGGCGCGGCCCAGGGCTACGCCATTGTACCTGTCATGGTGGGTGACCCCATGGTGGCGGGTTTTCTGTCCAACGCCCTGTTCAAGCGCGGCATCTACGTCATGCCCATCACCTTCCCCGCCGTCAAGGAAGGCACAGACCGGCTGCGTTTCTTCCTTTCGGCCGCCCATACGGAAGAGCATATCCGCAAGGCGCTCGATGCTGTGAAAGAAGAGATTCCCAAGGCGCAGGCCATTGTTGAAAAATACAAAAACGACCACGCCGAAGAATCCCTGGGCGAATAA